The following coding sequences are from one Musa acuminata AAA Group cultivar baxijiao chromosome BXJ1-6, Cavendish_Baxijiao_AAA, whole genome shotgun sequence window:
- the LOC135677035 gene encoding uncharacterized protein LOC135677035 yields MFDSLLGGKFSNKCKHAVKCIKVRMVPIWNKKQAVLRFLRKDVADLIAAGHEANAFRRIDALIVEINRATCYDIIAQCCEIISTQLPTLQNQKGCPQEAVEAVSTLIYAAARFPDLPELCVLRHVFAERYGSFMESFVNAEFVEKVGKKSFTREKKLQLMQDIAEEYSVRCDAKAFDHQTTSDAIRGKHGSNSASAVRGEQAETEEAADIHVISASLGTRQARVKPRRDHGGSCEADELECGVRGSPEKKGVVSVNGRHVEEYGRAGYLIPPYVKPKIHGDPVAAAGHDTNEGGEEAVLRGGEKPRPVSVRRKLRKPRVGETDDGENYVKEKSADGEGRRRPAYDEADHNAASGGQYEDEEEMVLDKLLLHYSRKGTAEEGSEGRRRVGAEHFGNGGKVHPLPRGAPPPPVPSESVNPATPGATSMRPDPVDANGGRVHPSLPDYDQLAARFAALKRT; encoded by the exons ATGTTTGATAGCTTGCTGGGTGGGAAGTTCTCCAACAAATG CAAGCACGCCGTGAAGTGCATAAAGGTGCGGATGGTGCCCATCTGGAACAAGAAGCAGGCCGTGCTGCGGTTCCTCAGGAAGGACGTCGCCGACCTCATCGCCGCCGGCCATGAAGCCAACGCCTTCCGACGG ATTGATGCACTCATCGTTGAGATAAACCGCGCAACTTGCTACGACATTATCGCGCAGTGCTGTGAAATCATCTCGACTCAGCTTCCGACCTTACAAAATCAGAA GGGATGTCCTCAAGAAGCCGTGGAAGCAGTATCGACTCTAATTTATGCTGCAGCAAGATTCCCTGATCTGCCGGAGTTGTGTGTTCTCAGGCATGTGTTCGCGGAACGATATGGGAGCTTCATGGAATCGTTTGTGAACGCCGAG TTCGTTGAGAAAGTTGGGAAGAAGTCATTTACGAGGGAGAAGAAACTGCAGCTGATGCAAGATATTGCCGAAGAGTATTCTGTGCGATGCGATGCAAAAGCATTCGATCATCAAACTACATCA GATGCGATCAGGGGAAAACATGGGTCCAATTCTGCAAGCGCTGTGCGGGGAGAACAAGCAGAGACGGAGGAGGCGGCGGACATTCATGTGATCTCAGCGAGCTTGGGAACTCGTCAAGCACGTGTCAAGCCGAGGAGAGATCATGGCGGAAGCTGTGAAGCTGACGAGCTCGAGTGTGGTGTTCGAGGGAGTCCGGAGAAGAAAGGGGTGGTTTCGGTCAACGGGCGCCATGTGGAAGAGTACGGGAGAGCAGGCTATTTGATCCCGCCGTATGTCAAGCCAAAGATCCATGGCGATCCTGTTGCTGCTGCAGGTCATGACACGAACGAGGGCGGCGAGGAAGCAGTTCTTCGCGGCGGCGAGAAGCCTAGGCCCGTTTCCGTGAGGCGAAAACTCCGAAAGCCACGGGTTGGCGAGACAGACGACGGCGAAAACTACGTCAAAGAGAAGAGTGCAGATGGAGAGGGAAGACGACGACCAGCGTATGACGAAGCAGATCACAATGCTGCGTCCGGTGGGCAGTACGAGGACGAGGAAGAGATGGTCTTGGACAAGCTCTTGCTGCACTACAGCAGGAAAGGGACAGCTGAAGAAGGAAGCGAAGGAAGAAGAAGGGTCGGAGCTGAGCATTTCGGCAATGGCGGAAAGGTTCACCCGTTGCCGAGAGGAGCACCGCCTCCTCCGGTGCCGTCGGAATCGGTAAACCCGGCGACTCCTGGAGCTACGTCGATGCGGCCTGATCCTGTGGATGCTAATGGAGGCCGAGTGCATCCGAGTCTGCCGGATTACGATCAGTTGGCGGCAAGGTTTGCTGCTTTGAAGAGGACCTGA
- the LOC135581212 gene encoding SNF1-related protein kinase regulatory subunit gamma-like PV42a isoform X1, translating into MNMEERKEEPKKKEAAQGREAEVVEEALQGNKKMRRGACGWLRERKVRDLVRDKRRLVEVPYTATLAHTVNALVANRVSAVPVAAPPGQWIGAGGSMILESDRATGAVRKHYIGMVTMLDLLAHIAEEGDQNHGAGDESSAGPERDLERRMSVPVSSIIGHSLEGLSLWTLNPAISILDCMETFSKGVHRALIPLESQTNHAIAVELAEASPGYRMLTQMDVISFLREQNQELKGVLSHSVLELGAISEVIFSVSKHTKVMDTIRSMRAAGLGAVPVVEAPSDDQILQDVINATGKGKRLIETFSATDLRGCPVVLLQSWLSLSVTEFKERVSMRGSNASIAPPMAGDDPSPETRRLITCSPETSLSDVIESAVSNHVHRLWVVDGEGLLQGVVSLTDMVRVVRDAVLRAEQELEGVVQHG; encoded by the exons ATGAACAtggaggagaggaaggaagagcCGAAGAAGAAGGAAGCGGCCCAAGGGAGGGAGGCGGAGGTGGTGGAAGAAGCATTACAGGGCAACAAGAAGATGAGGCGAGGCGCCTGCGGCTGGCTGCGGGAGCGCAAGGTGAGGGATCTCGTCCGCGACAAGCGCCGCCTCGTCGAGGTCCCCTACACCGCCACCCTCGCTCACACCGTCAACGCCCTCGTCGCCAACCGCGTCTCCGCGGTGCCGGTCGCGGCCCCGCCCGGCCAGTGGATCGGCGCCGGCGGGTCCATGATCCTGGAGTCCGACCGGGCCACCGGCGCCGTCCGAAAGCACTACATCGGCATGGTCACCATGCTCGACTTGCTCGCCCACATCGCCGAGGAGGGCGACCAGAATCACGGCGCTGGCGACGAGTCGTCCGCCGGCCCGGAGAGGGATCTCGAGAGGCGAATGTCGGTCCCGGTCTCCTCGATCATCGGGCACTCGCTCGAGGGGCTAAGCTTGTGGACTTTGAACCCCGCCATCAG CATACTAGATTGCATGGAAACGTTCAGCAAGGGGGTCCATCGAGCTTTGattcctcttgaaagccaaaccaATCATGCAATTGCAGTGGAGCTGGCGGAGGCATCACCTGGCTACAGAATGCTCACACAAATGGACGTTATAAGTTTCCTAAGGGAGCAAAACCAAGAACTGAAGGGTGTCTTATCACACAGTGTCCTGGAGCTTGGAGCAATCAGTGAAGTTATCTTTTCTGTAAGTAAGCATACAAAAGTGATGGACACCATCAGATCCATGAGAGCGGCCGGCTTAGGTGCTGTTCCTGTTGTCGAAGCTCCCTCAGATGATCAAATCCTACAAGATGTAATAAATGCAACG GGAAAAGGAAAGAGGCTGATAGAGACATTCTCAGCAACAGATTTGAGGGGTTGCCCCGTCGTTCTACTGCAGTCATGGCTGTCGTTGAGCGTCACGGAATTCAAAGAAAGGGTATCGATGAGGGGCAGCAACGCAAGCATCGCACCACCCATGGCTGGAGATGATCCCAGCCCTGAAACAAGAAGACTCATCACATGCTCCCCGGAGACGAGCCTGTCGGATGTCATCGAGTCGGCGGTGTCGAACCATGTTCACAGACTGTGGGTCGTCGACGGTGAGGGGCTACTCCAGGGGGTCGTCTCCCTCACCGACATGGTGCGGGTGGTGAGGGACGCCGTTCTGCGAGCTGAACAGGAGCTAGAAGGCGTCGTTCAGCATGGCTAA
- the LOC135677548 gene encoding copper transporter 1-like, producing the protein MARSYLGASAAQSPDRGVETDKESMCCAHPTFFAGCNSMEVVFPGMHALALAAVFSASVLVEWCDHRLVIAAAAASGLTQTAMHAARVGLGYVLMLAVMSDAAAMAAAVLGHALGFVAFVHAASRPLTPDTKARLHHIVC; encoded by the coding sequence ATGGCACGCTCTTATTTAGGTGCTTCAGCCGCCCAATCTCCTGATCGCGGTGTGGAAACTGACAAGGAGAGCATGTGTTGCGCCCACCCGACCTTCTTCGCCGGCTGCAACAGCATGGAGGTCGTCTTCCCCGGCATGCACGCACTGGCCCTCGCCGCCGTCTTCTCCGCCTCCGTCCTCGTCGAGTGGTGCGACCACCGCCTCGTCATCGCCGCTGCAGCGGCGTCGGGGCTGACGCAGACCGCCATGCACGCCGCTCGCGTCGGGCTCGGCTACGTGCTGATGCTGGCCGTGATGTCCGACGCGGCCGCGATGGCCGCGGCTGTTTTGGGCCACGCCTTGGGGTTTGTGGCCTTCGTCCACGCTGCTTCGAGGCCGTTGACCCCCGACACGAAGGCTCGTCTCCATCACATCGTCTGTTGA
- the LOC135677849 gene encoding protein IRX15-LIKE-like codes for MKGVSSTKLMYPQPSSNHKHGGNGISNSVSYRRRIWLVAFLFFFAFVTILTLHNPNGARDPSGLPSSSASSHAAVGSAAAATSWPTPLPALVFDALVHYAVASNYTWKMEEDGLRAIAGVLRRRGPCNLLVFGIGHETPLWRALNQGGRTVFVDENEYYVAHMEARNPGLEAYDVAYTTKVREMPELLAESRRQRRGECRPVQNLLFSDCRLAINDLPNQLYDVAWDVILIDGPKGHEAAAPGRMSAIFTAAVMARYRGRGPVDVLVHDYDRAVERLCSAEFLCSENLVATSSRLAHFLIRSSVGPTNEFCTSRTTTAYGAATSSS; via the coding sequence ATGAAGGGAGTGAGCAGCACGAAGCTGATGTATCCGCAGCCATCGTCCAACCACAAGCATGGTGGAAATGGGATCTCCAACTCGGTCTCCTACCGTCGCCGCATTTGGCTCGTCgcgttcctcttcttcttcgcttTCGTCACGATCCTCACTCTCCACAACCCCAACGGGGCGAGAGATCCGAGTGGCCTCCCCTCCTCTTCTGCCTCCTCGCATGCTGCTGTGGGGTCCGCCGCCGCGGCCACTTCGTGGCCGACGCCGCTGCCGGCTCTGGTGTTCGACGCGCTCGTCCACTACGCCGTGGCCTCCAACTACACGTGGAAGATGGAGGAGGACGGCCTCCGGGCGATCGCGGGCGTGCTCCGGCGGCGGGGGCCCTGCAACCTGCTCGTGTTCGGGATCGGGCACGAGACGCCGCTGTGGCGAGCGCTCAACCAAGGCGGGCGCACCGTTTTCGTGGACGAGAACGAGTACTACGTCGCCCACATGGAGGCGCGCAACCCCGGGCTGGAGGCCTACGACGTGGCCTACACCACCAAGGTCCGGGAGATGCCGGAGCTCCTCGCCGAATCCCGCCGGCAGCGCCGCGGCGAGTGCAGGCCGGTGCAGAACCTGCTCTTCTCCGACTGCCGGCTCGCCATCAACGACCTCCCCAACCAGCTCTACGACGTGGCCTGGGACGTCATCCTGATCGACGGGCCCAAGGGGCACGAGGCGGCAGCGCCGGGCCGGATGTCGGCCATCTTCACGGCCGCCGTCATGGCCAGGTACCGCGGCCGGGGGCCCGTGGACGTGCTCGTGCACGACTACGACCGGGCGGTGGAGAGGTTGTGCAGCGCAGAGTTCCTCTGCTCGGAGAACCTCGTCGCCACCTCCTCCCGTCTGGCCCACTTCCTCATCCGCAGCAGCGTCGGCCCCACCAACGAGTTCTGCACCAGCAGGACCACCACGGCCTACGGCGCTGCGACTTCCAGCTCGTAG
- the LOC135585813 gene encoding probable isoaspartyl peptidase/L-asparaginase 2: MVGWAIAVHGGAGVDPGLPVERQEEARRVLERCLRVGAAGLRAGLPAVDVVEMVVRELETDPVFNSGRGSALTRKGTVEMEASIMDGHGRRCGAVSGLTTVKNPVSLARLVMDRSPHSYLAFDGAEEFAREQGVEVVDNSYFITEENMSMLKRAKEANSIMYDYRVPAPGVDSASAGLEGAKVGLLMNGLRISVYAPETVGCVVVDSNGWCAAATSTGGLMNKMSGRIGDSPLIGSGTYACGDCAVSCTGEGEAIIRSTLARDVAALVEYKGLSLQEAVDYAIKERLDEGMAGLIAVSRNGEVAYGFNTIGMFRGCATEDGFMEVSIW; the protein is encoded by the exons atggtGGGTTGGGCCATTGCCGTTCATGGTGGAGCCGGCGTCGACCCAGGACTGCCGGTGGAGAGACAGGAGGAGGCGCGGCGGGTGCTAGAGCGGTGTCTCCGGGTGGGCGCCGCCGGGCTCCGCGCTGGGCTCCCCGCCGTGGACGTAGTGGAGATGGTGGTCCGGGAACTGGAGACCGATCCTGTGTTCAACTCCGGGCGCGGGTCTGCGCTGACGCGGAAGGGTACCGTTGAGATGGAGGCCAGCATCATGGACGGCCACGGCCGCCGCTGCGGCGCCGTATCCGGTCTCACCACCGTCAAGAACCCCGTCTCCCTTGCTCGCCTCGTCATGGACAGATCCCCTCATTCCTACCTCGCTTTCGACGGCGCCGAGGAATTCGCCCGCGAACAG GGTGTTGAAGTGGTGGACAATAGCTATTTTATCACGGAAGAGAACATGAGCATGCTGAAACGGGCAAAGGAGGCTAACAGCATCATG TATGATTATAGAGTTCCAGCGCCGGGTGTGGATAGCGCCAGTGCCGGACTAGAGGGTGCGAAAGTGGGTCTGCTGATGAACGGCCTCCGCATCAGCGTCTACGCGCCGGAGACCGTGGGGTGTGTGGTGGTCGACAGCAACGGGTGGTGTGCTGCCGCAACGTCCACCGGGGGGCTCATGAACAAGATGAGCGGTCGCATCGGCGACTCACCCCTGATCGGCTCCGGCACCTACGCCTGCGGTGACTGCGCCGTCTCGTGCACCGGGGAGGGTGAGGCCATCATCCGCAGCACACTGGCGAGGGACGTGGCAGCGCTGGTGGAGTACAAGGGGCTCAGCCTGCAGGAGGCCGTGGACTACGCCATCAAGGAGAGGTTAGACGAGGGCATGGCAGGGCTCATCGCCGTGTCCAGAAATGGTGAGGTTGCGTATGGGTTCAACACTATAGGGATGTTCAGGGGATGTGCAACGGAGGATGGATTCATGGAGGTGAGTATATGGTAG
- the LOC103989417 gene encoding protein TEEBE-like, whose translation MGALHLFLVLLSCYISVLKAQFLDGFLANGNFETGPREDELNKTVIMGKKSLPRWTIRGHVEYVSGGPQPGGMYFTVPHGVHAVRLGNDASVSQDITVKPGTLYSLTFSATRTCAQDEVLRVSVPPLSGGLPIQTLYSSTGGDTYAWGFIPTKTTVQVIFHNVGIEEDPACGPLLDAVAIKELFPPMPTRDNLVKNGGFEEGPHVFQNSTTGVLLPPKQEDRTSPLPGWIIESLKAVRFIDAEHHAVPFGQFAVELIAGRESAIAQVIRTISNRVYELSFVVGDAKNGCHGSMMVEAFAGNGTVKARFHSQGKGGHQAASLRFMALANRTRITFYAAYYHISVSNPGSLCGPVLDQVRVYPIKA comes from the exons ATGGgtgctctgcatctttttcttgtgCTCCTTTCCTGCTACATCAGTGTTCTCAAGGCTCAGTTTCTTGATG GATTCCTTGCCAATGGCAACTTCGAGACCGGCCCGAGGGAAGACGAGCTCAACAAGACTGTCATCATGGGGAAGAAATCCCTCCCCAGATGGACCATCCGGGGCCATGTCGAGTACGTCTCCGGCGGCCCGCAGCCAGGCGGCATGTACTTCACCGTGCCCCACGGCGTCCATGCCGTTCGACTCGGCAACGACGCCTCCGTCTCCCAGGACATCACCGTCAAGCCAGGCACCCTCTACTCCCTCACTTTCAGCGCCACCAGGACCTGCGCCCAGGATGAGGTGCTGAGGGTTTCGGTGCCGCCGCTCTCCGGAGGCCTCCCGATTCAGACTCTTTACAGCAGCACCGGTGGCGATACCTACGCCTGGGGCTTCATACCGACCAAGACAACGGTGCAGGTGATCTTCCACAACGTCGGGATTGAGGAAGACCCAGCGTGTGGACCGCTCTTGGACGCTGTGGCCATCAAGGAGCTCTTCCCTCCGATGCCTACGAGAG ACAACCTGGTTAAGAATGGCGGCTTCGAAGAAGGGCCTCATGTCTTCCAAAACTCCACAACCGGCGTCCTCCTTCCTCCCAAGCAGGAAGACCGCACATCTCCCCTCCCTGGCTGGATCATCGAATCCCTCAAGGCCGTCAGGTTCATCGACGCAGAGCATCACGCCGTCCCGTTCGGGCAGTTCGCGGTGGAGCTCATCGCAGGAAGGGAAAGCGCCATCGCGCAGGTTATCAGGACCATCAGCAACAGGGTCTACGAACTCAGCTTTGTGGTGGGCGATGCGAAGAACGGTTGCCATGGTTCGATGATGGTGGAAGCTTTCGCAGGCAATGGGACGGTGAAGGCGCGATTCCACTCTCAGGGAAAAGGTGGACACCAAGCTGCAAGCTTGAGGTTTATGGCACTGGCGAACAGGACTCGGATCACATTCTACGCTGCGTACTACCACATCAGCGTCAGCAATCCCGGATCTCTCTGCGGGCCTGTGTTGGATCAAGTTAGGGTTTACCCTATCAAGGCCTGA
- the LOC103989853 gene encoding uncharacterized protein LOC103989853, which translates to MASSSWCLYAAAASLACCSPLPSPTRPPGVCRCICILLPRATLPRRSRVRRNAVVCMAPEEEKMTRRSPLDFPIEWERPKPGRRPDIFSQFSPMKTPLPTSLPEDPPEVDEEEEEEKKEEEEVDPDKEDPEKPEMSRMQRGG; encoded by the exons ATGGCCTCGTCGTCGTGGTGCCTCtacgccgccgccgcctctctcGCCTGCTGCTCCCCCTTGCCATCGCCGACGAGACCGCCGGGCGTCTGCCGATGCATCTGTATCCTCTTGCCTCGTGCGACGCTCCCCCGACGGAGCCGCGTGAGACGGAACGCCGTCGTCTGCATGGCCCCAGAGGAAGAGAAGATGACCCGCCGCTCCCCTCTCGATTTCCCCATC GAGTGGGAGAGGCCCAAGCCTGGCAGGAGACCCGATATATTCTCACAATTTAGTCCAATGAAAACTCCATTGCCAACTTCACTGCCAGAAGACCCCCCTGAAGtggacgaggaagaggaggaagaaaagaaagaggaggaagaagtagATCCAGATAAAGAAGATCCAGAGAAGCCAGAGATGTCCAGGATGCAACGTGGAGGATAG
- the LOC135581212 gene encoding SNF1-related protein kinase regulatory subunit gamma-like PV42a isoform X2 — protein MNMEERKEEPKKKEAAQGREAEVVEEALQGNKKMRRGACGWLRERKVRDLVRDKRRLVEVPYTATLAHTVNALVANRVSAVPVAAPPGQWIGAGGSMILESDRATGAVRKHYIGMVTMLDLLAHIAEEGDQNHGAGDESSAGPERDLERRMSVPVSSIIGHSLEGLSLWTLNPAISILDCMETFSKGVHRALIPLESQTNHAIAVELAEASPGYRMLTQMDVISFLREQNQELKGVLSHSVLELGAISEVIFSVSKHTKVMDTIRSMRAAGLGAVPVVEAPSDDQILQDGKGKRLIETFSATDLRGCPVVLLQSWLSLSVTEFKERVSMRGSNASIAPPMAGDDPSPETRRLITCSPETSLSDVIESAVSNHVHRLWVVDGEGLLQGVVSLTDMVRVVRDAVLRAEQELEGVVQHG, from the exons ATGAACAtggaggagaggaaggaagagcCGAAGAAGAAGGAAGCGGCCCAAGGGAGGGAGGCGGAGGTGGTGGAAGAAGCATTACAGGGCAACAAGAAGATGAGGCGAGGCGCCTGCGGCTGGCTGCGGGAGCGCAAGGTGAGGGATCTCGTCCGCGACAAGCGCCGCCTCGTCGAGGTCCCCTACACCGCCACCCTCGCTCACACCGTCAACGCCCTCGTCGCCAACCGCGTCTCCGCGGTGCCGGTCGCGGCCCCGCCCGGCCAGTGGATCGGCGCCGGCGGGTCCATGATCCTGGAGTCCGACCGGGCCACCGGCGCCGTCCGAAAGCACTACATCGGCATGGTCACCATGCTCGACTTGCTCGCCCACATCGCCGAGGAGGGCGACCAGAATCACGGCGCTGGCGACGAGTCGTCCGCCGGCCCGGAGAGGGATCTCGAGAGGCGAATGTCGGTCCCGGTCTCCTCGATCATCGGGCACTCGCTCGAGGGGCTAAGCTTGTGGACTTTGAACCCCGCCATCAG CATACTAGATTGCATGGAAACGTTCAGCAAGGGGGTCCATCGAGCTTTGattcctcttgaaagccaaaccaATCATGCAATTGCAGTGGAGCTGGCGGAGGCATCACCTGGCTACAGAATGCTCACACAAATGGACGTTATAAGTTTCCTAAGGGAGCAAAACCAAGAACTGAAGGGTGTCTTATCACACAGTGTCCTGGAGCTTGGAGCAATCAGTGAAGTTATCTTTTCTGTAAGTAAGCATACAAAAGTGATGGACACCATCAGATCCATGAGAGCGGCCGGCTTAGGTGCTGTTCCTGTTGTCGAAGCTCCCTCAGATGATCAAATCCTACAAGAT GGAAAAGGAAAGAGGCTGATAGAGACATTCTCAGCAACAGATTTGAGGGGTTGCCCCGTCGTTCTACTGCAGTCATGGCTGTCGTTGAGCGTCACGGAATTCAAAGAAAGGGTATCGATGAGGGGCAGCAACGCAAGCATCGCACCACCCATGGCTGGAGATGATCCCAGCCCTGAAACAAGAAGACTCATCACATGCTCCCCGGAGACGAGCCTGTCGGATGTCATCGAGTCGGCGGTGTCGAACCATGTTCACAGACTGTGGGTCGTCGACGGTGAGGGGCTACTCCAGGGGGTCGTCTCCCTCACCGACATGGTGCGGGTGGTGAGGGACGCCGTTCTGCGAGCTGAACAGGAGCTAGAAGGCGTCGTTCAGCATGGCTAA